TAATTTAGAGTGAAAAGAGGCTGATAGATGATTGATCTTCTAGGAATATTGGGTGTTATTCTTTGTCTATGGATGTGCTTGAAGATGTTTTGGAAAGCAAGTAATGAATATCAAATGCTCTCCGTTCAAATGATTGGGATTTTTATGAATATTTATCTGTCTTTGGTTCTTTTCTTTGGTATCGTGTATGCAATATTAAATGAGAATGGGTTTCCTATTTTAATGGAGCAAGGATTACTATTGAAAGGAGATTTTGTAGAA
This portion of the Bacillus carboniphilus genome encodes:
- a CDS encoding potassium channel family protein gives rise to the protein MFWKASNEYQMLSVQMIGIFMNIYLSLVLFFGIVYAILNENGFPILMEQGLLLKGDFVERLKTAIYFSAVTLFSVGYGDITPVGIGRLLAVVQALIGYLLPTIFRI